From the Methanoculleus caldifontis genome, the window CGCAGCAAGACGGGAAAGAGGGAGCCGGGACGGCCGCTCATCACCCGCGGCGTCGCTTCGGCCCGGCCCCCTGCCCGGCACAGTGCTTCTCGATGGCGTCGAGGAATCTCCTGCCGTAACGCTGCAGTTTCGCCTCGCTGACGCCGGAGATCCGGAGGAGCTCGACGCCGCTCGCCGGGCGGCGTCTCGCCATCTCCCGCAGGCTCCGGTCATTGAAGATGACGAACGGCGGCACGTTCTCGAGGTCGGCGAGGACCTTCCGAAGACTGCGGAGCCTGGCGAAGAGGGCCTCGTCGTAGTCCTCCTCCGCCTCCGCCGCGACGACGCCCTCTGGCTGTGGCTCCGTGAGCGGCACCGCGAGACCGCCGCCCGTCACCGCCCGGCTCCGGTCGTTCAGTACGACGACCGGATAGCGGCCTCCGGTCGACGCGACGAACCCTTTCCGGACCATCTCCTGGATGAAGAGGAGCCACTGATCGCGGGTGTAGCCCCTGCCCGAGCCGTAGGCGGGGAGGGTATCGTGCCCGTTCTCGCGGATCCTCGCGGTCTTCGCTCCGCTCAGGACGTCCGCGATGTAGGATGCCCCGAAGCGCTCTCCTGTTTCGCGGATGCAGGCGACGATCGCCGATGCGGCCTCCGTCCCGTCAAAGACCTGGACCTGCGTCTCGCACCGGTCGCACCCGCCGCACCGATCTCCAGGGTAAGCCTCGCCGAAGTAGGCGAGCAGGAACTTCCTCCGGCACCCGGTGGTCTCGCAGTAGTCGAGCATCGCTCCCGCCTTCCGGTAGGCCACGTCCTTTATGCCCGCATCGGCAGACTCCTTCTCGATGAGGAACCGGATCATGCCGTAGTCGCCCCGGCTGTAGAAGAGGATGCAGTCGGCCGGGTCCCCGTCCCGCCCCGCCCGCCCGGTCTCCTGGTAGTAGGACTCCAGGTCCCTGGGGAGGTCGGTGTGGATGACGAACCGGACGTCGGGTTTGTCGATCCCCATCCCGAAGGCGATGGTGGCACAGATGATCGTGGCGTCACCGTGGGAGAAGGCTTCCTGGTGCTCCGTGCGGACGGTCTCAGGTAGGCCTGCATGGTAAGGGAGCGCTGAAAAACCCTTGCTCCGGAGTTTCGTCGCGAGCGTCTCGACCCCCTCCCTCGTTGCGGCATAGACGATCCCGGCGTCGTCCCGGTGCTCGTTCAGGTAAGCGACGAGTCTCGGGAAATAGCGGGCTTTGGGCACCACCCGGTAGGTGAGGTTCTTGCGGTTGAAGCTCCCGACGAACCGGACCGGGCTCTTCAGGGCGAGCTCTGCAACGATGTCGTCCTGGACGGCGGGGATCGCGGTCGCGGTCAGGGCGATGACCGGGACCCGCGGGAACCGCTCCTTGAGCACCCGGAGCCGGCGGTACTCCGGCCGGAAGTTGTGGCCCCACATCGATATGCAGTGCGCCTCGTCGATGGCGATGAGCCGGACGTCCGCCCTTGAGAGGAGCGAGAGGAATGCCGGCTGAACGGCCCGTTCCGGCGAGACATAGAGGAGCCGGATGCGGCCTTCGAGGATGACCCGCTCGATGATCTTCTGCTCCCCGTAGCCGAGCGAGCTGTTGATCGTCGCGGCCGCAACGCCGTTTGCCCGTAGGCTGTCGACCTGGTCCTTCATCAGGGCGATGAGCGGGGAGACGACGACCGTCAGCCCCTCAAAGACGAGCGCCGGGAGCTGGTAGCAGAGGGACTTGCCGCCCCCGGTCGCCATGACGGCGAGAACATCCTTTCTGGCAAGCACGGCATCGACGATCTCCTCCTGGTGGGGGAGGAACGAGGTGTAGCCGAAGTATCTCTCAAGAATGCTGTGTTTTGTCTCCATCGCGCCACGTAGTCCGGTTTGCCGGTAGGGTTGGACCGGGGCCGGGATAGCGTTTGCCGTCCCCGGCCAAAAAAAGAGGTTATTTGAAGATGAGCATCGTCGAGGTCTGGTTGATGTGCCCGATGTACTCCTCGCCGTAGGTGGAAAACCCGATCGTCGGGATATCGGTGAATATCGACCCGTATGCCTCTTCCTGCCCTTTTTCCTCGAGTTCCAGCGCCCTCAGGATGCAGTGGAAGTTGATGAGGGCAGAGGCTCCGCCCAGCTGTCGGACTTTCTCGTCGACGGCCCTGCGGGTGTCTTCGACGATATCCGTGGCTTCCAGCAGCGCGAGTTCCATTCCCTCCTTGACCTTACAGTAGAAGAGGATGCCGCCGCCGTCGATCTGCCGGGGACTCCTGACGAAGAAGTCGTCACCGGTCACGAGTCCGACCGGGTTGTGCATGAACCTCTTCGGCGCATCCTCGACGGAGACACCGAGCGCTCTCGCGTACGCGAGGACCGCAGGCATCCCGTTGAACTCGATGACCTCGCGCCGTTCCTCGTTCACTTTCGTCGGCACGAGGACGGCATCCAGGGTCCGGAAACTCTGGGTCTTGATAATGTCGAACTCACCGGCGGGTTTCAGGAGCGCGAGCACGGCAGCGCCGGTATATGCCGCCCCGTTCAGGTAGACATGGGTAGACTGAAATTTGAGGTCGTCACCTGCAGAGCCACCGATGAACGCCACGTCGGTCAGGTCTCCGAGCCGGTCCATTACCTGCTCCTCGGCACCG encodes:
- the recQ gene encoding DNA helicase RecQ: METKHSILERYFGYTSFLPHQEEIVDAVLARKDVLAVMATGGGKSLCYQLPALVFEGLTVVVSPLIALMKDQVDSLRANGVAAATINSSLGYGEQKIIERVILEGRIRLLYVSPERAVQPAFLSLLSRADVRLIAIDEAHCISMWGHNFRPEYRRLRVLKERFPRVPVIALTATAIPAVQDDIVAELALKSPVRFVGSFNRKNLTYRVVPKARYFPRLVAYLNEHRDDAGIVYAATREGVETLATKLRSKGFSALPYHAGLPETVRTEHQEAFSHGDATIICATIAFGMGIDKPDVRFVIHTDLPRDLESYYQETGRAGRDGDPADCILFYSRGDYGMIRFLIEKESADAGIKDVAYRKAGAMLDYCETTGCRRKFLLAYFGEAYPGDRCGGCDRCETQVQVFDGTEAASAIVACIRETGERFGASYIADVLSGAKTARIRENGHDTLPAYGSGRGYTRDQWLLFIQEMVRKGFVASTGGRYPVVVLNDRSRAVTGGGLAVPLTEPQPEGVVAAEAEEDYDEALFARLRSLRKVLADLENVPPFVIFNDRSLREMARRRPASGVELLRISGVSEAKLQRYGRRFLDAIEKHCAGQGAGPKRRRG
- a CDS encoding FIST signal transduction protein; translated protein: MSVTTASTTALSIEQAVDEIRDQCSGISPRLVLFFASSRYNPASIGRAMHDAFPGAQVIGCSTAGEITSGRVMKDSIVAMAFDEGTIEGVACSAVTDITSPDALADAVRGLEGGIGTPLRELDFQKYVGVILIDGLSGAEEQVMDRLGDLTDVAFIGGSAGDDLKFQSTHVYLNGAAYTGAAVLALLKPAGEFDIIKTQSFRTLDAVLVPTKVNEERREVIEFNGMPAVLAYARALGVSVEDAPKRFMHNPVGLVTGDDFFVRSPRQIDGGGILFYCKVKEGMELALLEATDIVEDTRRAVDEKVRQLGGASALINFHCILRALELEEKGQEEAYGSIFTDIPTIGFSTYGEEYIGHINQTSTMLIFK